The following coding sequences lie in one Jonesia denitrificans DSM 20603 genomic window:
- the lepA gene encoding translation elongation factor 4, with amino-acid sequence MSPVTPIPSSASQARIQPAATPPELLRNFCIIAHIDHGKSTLADRMLQLTGVVDDRSMRAQYLDRMDIERERGITIKSQAVRMPWEVDGTPYALNMIDTPGHVDFTYEVSRSLAACEGAILLVDAAQGIEAQTLANLYLAMENDLEIIPVLNKIDLPAAQPEKYAEELAGLVGTDPDDVLRVSGKTGVGVEALLDQIVTSFPAPVGEADAPARAMIFDSVYDTYRGVVTYVRVVDGKLSPRERIVMMSTKAHHELLEIGVSAPEAIPTKGLGVGEVGYLITGVKDVRQSKVGDTVTNAAKPADTALPGYSEPKPMVFSGLYPIDGSDYPVLRDALDKLKLNDAALNYEPETSVALGFGFRVGYLGLLHLEIVRERLEREFNLDLISTAPNVIYDVQLEDKTWVNVTNPSEFPGGKISDVQEPVAKATILAPSEYIGAIMELCQERRGELQGMDYLSADRVEMRYILPLAEIVFDFFDALKSRTRGYASLDYDVTGAQSSELVKVDILLQGERVDAFSAIVHKDAAYAYGVKMCVKLKELIPRQQFEVPIQAAIGARVIARETIRAIRKDVLAKCYGGDISRKRKLLEKQKEGKKRMKTIGSVDVPKEAFISALTSEQGDSRKK; translated from the coding sequence ATGTCACCCGTGACTCCCATTCCCTCATCTGCCAGCCAAGCACGTATCCAGCCCGCGGCAACGCCGCCCGAGCTGCTGCGGAACTTCTGCATCATTGCGCACATCGACCACGGCAAGTCGACCCTTGCGGACCGGATGTTGCAGTTAACCGGTGTGGTAGATGACCGTTCCATGCGTGCCCAATACCTTGACCGGATGGATATCGAACGGGAACGGGGAATCACCATTAAGTCGCAGGCAGTGCGGATGCCCTGGGAGGTCGACGGAACCCCTTACGCGCTGAACATGATCGACACCCCCGGCCACGTGGACTTCACCTACGAGGTGTCACGGTCGCTGGCGGCATGTGAAGGGGCAATTCTTCTGGTCGATGCTGCGCAAGGTATCGAAGCACAAACCCTGGCGAACTTGTACCTTGCTATGGAAAACGACCTCGAAATCATTCCTGTTCTCAACAAAATTGATCTGCCAGCTGCGCAACCAGAAAAATATGCTGAGGAACTGGCGGGTTTAGTGGGAACAGACCCCGATGACGTCTTACGGGTGTCGGGCAAGACGGGGGTCGGGGTTGAAGCGCTCCTTGATCAGATTGTTACCTCGTTTCCCGCCCCCGTTGGTGAGGCAGATGCGCCTGCCCGTGCGATGATCTTTGACTCGGTGTATGACACCTACCGGGGTGTGGTGACCTATGTGCGTGTCGTGGACGGCAAACTCAGCCCGCGTGAACGTATCGTCATGATGTCCACTAAAGCCCACCATGAACTCCTCGAAATTGGTGTGTCTGCCCCCGAAGCAATTCCGACCAAAGGGCTCGGAGTTGGTGAGGTCGGTTATCTCATTACCGGTGTGAAAGACGTCCGCCAATCCAAGGTTGGCGATACCGTCACGAACGCAGCAAAACCCGCAGATACCGCGCTTCCTGGGTACTCTGAACCCAAACCCATGGTGTTTTCAGGTCTGTATCCCATTGATGGTTCGGATTACCCGGTGTTGCGTGACGCGCTGGATAAATTGAAACTCAACGATGCGGCACTCAACTACGAACCCGAAACGTCCGTGGCGTTGGGGTTTGGGTTCCGTGTGGGCTATCTTGGGTTGCTCCACTTAGAAATTGTGCGGGAACGGTTAGAACGCGAATTCAACCTCGACCTCATTTCCACGGCACCCAACGTCATTTATGACGTTCAGCTCGAAGACAAAACCTGGGTGAACGTCACCAACCCCTCCGAGTTCCCCGGAGGGAAAATCAGTGACGTGCAAGAACCCGTGGCTAAAGCCACGATTCTTGCGCCCAGTGAGTACATTGGCGCCATCATGGAACTGTGCCAGGAACGGCGTGGTGAGCTGCAAGGCATGGATTATCTCTCCGCTGACCGGGTGGAAATGCGGTATATTCTGCCGCTCGCCGAGATCGTTTTCGACTTCTTTGATGCCCTCAAATCACGCACTCGTGGGTACGCGTCACTGGACTACGACGTCACCGGAGCACAGTCATCTGAACTGGTGAAAGTTGACATCCTGCTACAAGGTGAGCGAGTCGATGCCTTCAGCGCCATCGTTCACAAGGACGCGGCCTACGCCTATGGCGTGAAAATGTGCGTAAAACTCAAAGAACTTATCCCGCGGCAACAGTTCGAGGTGCCGATCCAAGCCGCTATTGGTGCGCGTGTGATTGCCCGAGAAACGATCCGTGCGATTCGTAAGGACGTTCTGGCCAAGTGCTACGGCGGTGACATTTCACGTAAACGTAAGCTCTTGGAAAAACAAAAAGAGGGTAAGAAACGCATGAAGACCATTGGGTCAGTTGACGTGCCTAAAGAAGCCTTCATCTCCGCGTTGACCTCTGAGCAAGGAGACTCGCGAAAGAAATGA
- a CDS encoding type II toxin-antitoxin system PemK/MazF family toxin, producing the protein MVSPSVRRLAGAVAHVLRSRARGHRVTKGDASPSPGDVARSTSNRAPVQDNGVLLDAYPGDFTGVFSPRYAPSLDGDPDPGEIVWAWVPYEEDYSQGKDRPVLLVGHDGPWLLGMMLTSRDRDQRSHPNWVEIGTGPWDSQGRDSEVRVDRLIRLNPDRVRREGAILPQNRFAAVVAQSPFAR; encoded by the coding sequence ATGGTTTCGCCCTCTGTGCGCCGTCTTGCTGGCGCTGTCGCTCACGTTCTGCGCTCGCGCGCCCGCGGTCACCGTGTAACGAAGGGGGATGCCTCGCCTTCACCTGGTGACGTTGCCCGCTCCACCAGCAATCGTGCGCCCGTTCAGGACAACGGTGTGTTGCTTGATGCTTACCCTGGGGACTTCACGGGGGTGTTTTCACCCCGCTACGCTCCCAGTCTGGATGGCGACCCAGACCCCGGTGAAATCGTGTGGGCGTGGGTACCTTACGAGGAAGATTACAGCCAGGGCAAGGATCGACCTGTCCTCCTTGTGGGTCATGACGGCCCGTGGCTGTTAGGAATGATGCTGACGTCACGGGATAGGGATCAGCGATCCCACCCTAACTGGGTGGAAATTGGTACTGGGCCCTGGGATAGCCAGGGCCGCGACAGCGAGGTGCGGGTTGACCGGTTGATTCGTTTGAACCCTGACCGAGTTCGTCGTGAGGGTGCGATTTTGCCACAGAATCGATTCGCGGCAGTTGTTGCTCAATCTCCTTTTGCTCGGTGA
- the rpsT gene encoding 30S ribosomal protein S20 gives MANIKSQIKRNRTNEKARLRNKAVKSEVKTYVRAVREAVAAGDKEAAVAALAVASRKLDKAATKGVIHKNQAANRKSGLAKAVNAL, from the coding sequence GTGGCAAACATTAAGTCTCAGATCAAGCGTAACCGCACCAACGAGAAAGCTCGTCTTCGCAACAAGGCTGTGAAGTCTGAAGTGAAGACGTACGTTCGTGCGGTCCGCGAAGCTGTTGCGGCTGGCGACAAAGAAGCAGCTGTTGCTGCTCTTGCTGTTGCTTCCCGCAAGCTGGACAAAGCTGCAACGAAGGGTGTCATTCACAAGAACCAGGCTGCTAACCGCAAGTCCGGTCTTGCTAAGGCAGTGAACGCCCTGTGA
- a CDS encoding ABC transporter ATP-binding protein: MTNPAIAVANVTRSFGSVTALNDVTLSVAPNEICGLLGANGAGKTTLMSLIAGHDQPSSGHVTVHGHTPFESAAVARDMCFIRDNQRYPDDYTLKHALRIAQGFHPGWDTDRAHQLAEKFSLPSSTIIKKFSRGQLSALAITLTLASRASVTIFDEPYLGLDVSARHKFYELLIEEYTNHPRTIVLSTHLVGEMQSIFDRIVVLNKGVVALDVAADDATHLGYELLGPAAELTTWAHGSPALSMRTVGSLASATFLGEPPQQLPERLDVRPLPLQDLVAAIGDSSQGA, from the coding sequence ATGACTAATCCAGCCATCGCAGTGGCCAACGTGACCCGCTCTTTCGGGTCTGTCACCGCCCTCAACGACGTCACACTGTCTGTCGCCCCCAACGAGATCTGCGGGCTTCTTGGTGCCAACGGTGCCGGCAAAACCACACTCATGTCCCTTATTGCCGGGCATGACCAACCCTCTAGCGGGCACGTGACTGTCCACGGTCATACTCCCTTTGAGTCCGCTGCAGTTGCTCGGGATATGTGCTTCATTCGTGACAATCAACGCTACCCTGATGACTACACCCTCAAACATGCCCTGCGTATTGCCCAGGGCTTTCACCCAGGTTGGGACACCGATCGTGCTCACCAGCTGGCTGAGAAGTTTTCCCTTCCTAGCTCAACGATCATCAAGAAGTTCTCCCGGGGGCAGCTGTCAGCACTTGCCATCACCCTGACCCTCGCGAGCCGCGCGTCGGTGACCATTTTCGACGAACCGTACTTGGGGCTCGATGTATCTGCTCGACACAAGTTCTATGAACTCCTCATCGAGGAATACACCAACCACCCCCGCACGATCGTGCTGTCCACTCACCTGGTGGGGGAGATGCAATCAATCTTTGATCGCATTGTGGTGCTCAACAAAGGGGTCGTCGCGCTCGATGTGGCAGCAGACGACGCTACGCACCTCGGGTATGAACTCCTTGGCCCTGCCGCCGAACTCACCACCTGGGCTCACGGCAGCCCGGCACTGTCGATGCGCACCGTAGGATCACTAGCGTCAGCCACGTTCCTCGGGGAGCCGCCGCAGCAACTACCAGAACGACTTGACGTGCGCCCACTGCCGCTTCAAGACCTCGTTGCCGCCATCGGCGATTCATCACAGGGAGCATGA
- a CDS encoding GntR family transcriptional regulator: MKLFDDATPIFQQVAEVIERDIVQGVYGDDDPLPSTNELAVFYRINPATAAKGLNLLVSQQIAYKKRGIGMFVNRGARDQLVARKKQEFVDRDVRTLTSNARALGIDLDALCALIAQEYPHD, encoded by the coding sequence ATGAAGTTGTTCGACGACGCAACACCGATCTTCCAACAAGTCGCCGAAGTCATCGAACGCGACATCGTGCAAGGGGTCTACGGTGACGATGACCCCCTACCCTCCACGAACGAACTTGCCGTGTTCTACCGAATCAACCCAGCCACTGCAGCCAAAGGGCTCAACCTCCTGGTATCGCAACAGATCGCCTACAAAAAACGTGGCATCGGCATGTTCGTGAACCGTGGAGCGCGTGACCAACTTGTGGCACGAAAGAAACAAGAGTTCGTTGATCGCGACGTGAGAACTCTGACCAGCAATGCGCGCGCACTCGGAATCGACCTTGATGCGCTCTGCGCACTGATAGCCCAGGAGTACCCCCATGACTAA